The Brachyhypopomus gauderio isolate BG-103 chromosome 1, BGAUD_0.2, whole genome shotgun sequence genome includes a window with the following:
- the LOC143512931 gene encoding uncharacterized protein LOC143512931: MFTDVMLLDEAQSPPSGFPSGLGDLTMEMNENGQEPSGTCRGADDDGISGANLCVVCGRTFTSRGLLKIHLRVHSGEKPYHCRFCDKNFRQSSHLNVHVRIHTGEKPYSCPTCGKRFSDRSARNRHLKVHLENAEDNHS; this comes from the exons ATGTTCACGGACGTCATGCTGTTGGACGAAGCCCAAAGCCCTCCGTCGG GGTTCCCGTCCGGTCTAGGAGACCTGACTATGGAAATGAACGAGAACGGACAGGAACCCTCGGGAACGTGTCGCGGGGCCGACGATGACGGCATTTCCGGAGCAAACCTGTGCGTGGTGTGTGGAAGGACCTTTACCTCTCGTGGACTTCTGAAGATTCATCTGAGGGTTCACTCtggagagaaaccatatcactgcCGTTTTTGTGACAAGAACTTTAGGCAGTCCAGTCACCTCAACGTTCATGTTCGAATCCACACGGGCGAGAAACCCTACAGCTGCCCCACATGTGGGAAGAGGTTCAGTGACAGAAGTGCCCGGAACAGACACCTCAAGGTTCATCTGGAAAATGCTGAAGACAACCACTCCTAG